Below is a genomic region from Amyelois transitella isolate CPQ chromosome Z, ilAmyTran1.1, whole genome shotgun sequence.
taagatattataGTAACGTGTGCTTATTTACTAAGATCTTTCTTCTGAAACGTATGGGTAGAAACCTTCTCTTTTTCTTAGCTCCTAGTTGTAGAAGCAGATTCTTTGCTTCCGCAAGAGTGACAGCATCAGCGTCTTCGACTCCTGAGATGAACCCACTCTCCGGTCGAGACAGAGCCTGACCAGATGGCAGAAGCGAAAACCAACGGTCGATTTTGGCGCTCGAAGACAACTGTAGAACAAAATTAAGTTGAAACATTGAAAATACCCATGACCtcaatataagtataacaTGTATAATGTATGATAACTTATATTGAAATCTCTTTGGTTTCAGTactagcaaataaaaaaaaatacaaaggtacacacacaaaattaaaagtattacaTTACATTGCCCATTTTACAGTTATTTAATGTCCTTTTCTAACCTGGAGATAAGTAAAATCACTAAAATATTAGCTAAAAAAATCATGCTGATTATAACACACAATTTTTACGTGCGATtttccagaaaaaataaagcttCTCCTGATTGTCTATTTTTCTATCTCGgccattttttgtaaaaatggtTTATTAGTTATTGGGTTTAGGTATTCATTATACATAAAGATgcaatttttttctctttataatgttagtatggctaaaataaagttaaacttTCAAGTTTTCATAGCTGCTGCTATTAGTTTTATTGGCTAAAAGTTTAAGCTACAATCGAGCCAAGCATTATTGTCACACTTGTacgtttaattcaaataacacTTTCTATggttagaaaatatttattttcttatttacacAAAACATTACCTTATAATTTAATCCTTGCTTTGTGcatgttaaataaaagaacTCGCAGCATAtgtataaatctaaataaaaaaggaaaaaaaaatggcaatctcaaagaaatattttttagggtTTCCTTCagagatttttatattacttatatgcCAAAAATTTCCTCggattgaaattaatataaacctATTCTTCGTATACGCAATcatctatttataaatctggttaaaaaatcttattctatTCCCAATAGTTACCCATTGAGTTTCATTGGAACTTAAATTTACAATCAATTTTTATCGAAATTTAATTGGCATTCACTGAGCAAATGACGTGGAAAcacaaataaagaaatggtTGTAAAGAAATTTGGTAATGAATACGAAATAAACATcacaattctattttattcttcaaatggatataggtaggtacggaacaagtttttatttcatggAAAGTCTTACAGGAGTGGGATCAAACACCAATATTTAAGGACTCGCACCAAATTTTACACGTAGTATTTTTCGTCAGATTTACAATAaactagaaaataagaaattattaaataacagCTCCTTTTAATCTGATTAAATCTATGCTATTACGAATCCGGTATAGACACCAAAACCACCAAgattttttaacaatgttattaggcatatatttataatactcatatgtacttttataagtatttgttagaatcggcactatttttaaatattgtttatttttttaggtattCAATTATCTACATGAGAAATATTGAATTCATGAATTTTAACATTATGTAAAcatcaaaacatattttagcatattgataaaatacacACTGTATTTAAAGACTTACTTACACAATATGACTTTTTAAGCGTTGACATATTTTACCACTTACAaaggaaataaacaaaatatgtacttatgtacaaGTAGCTTCTTAGGTGGCAATGATGTCACTTATGGCTCTAGATACCttcaaatttatacatttagcTTTCATAAAAATTGATAAGCACTAAAGCTTTCGATACATTCGTCCTCTGTTATATGTTTTACCCTATAGGTAACAATAACCGAATGGAATTTCTAATTGtgctataattttataactttctcATTTTTGGTTGGTTTCAGTTAAACAGATTATTAGGAATTGACTAATTACTTTGATCATTATAATgggaaatttgaataaatattttcacatttactatttattaatgtaaatatactttatttaaacCAAACAACTGTTGCTTTGCATTGGTCCATATAATATAGCGTAGATAcgttatctacatatattttctatctCTTTGGCaacatttaaatatcttcCCTAAAATATGTGATaacaatagaataaatttacatacatacatacattatatcacgcctttttcccggaggccgtgggcagagactagaataatattaatcgACTTTAATATTGTAATGCAAAGGAATGCACTTCTGAACGACATTGAAGTTTATGAACAATAATAGCTTCTGCTACATTTCATACAGTTCTGATAGTTATTCAAGTATAACCTACCAAATACTCTTAAAACTAAgcttaagtaattatttttaagttgcaACTTTTCGcaatttcttataaatttaaacataaaattttatatgagaAAATGTACGAGTTCGGATTCGAATCGCATTGTCGTGGAAGAAATGCTCTAAAacgtcaatattattattaaaacaactgACTGATTGTTTAACCACAAGTTAGGTTGCCCTGTTAAAAGGTCCCAAGTATCTTTATTCTAGTAATTCCAATTAAGGAAAAAGGAAGAGTATTTAAGCTCTAAGTTTAGACCTAGTTTGCTTTACAATATATATCCTTAGAGTCTTAAATATGTACGTACAGTAATGGAAATAACATTCTTGACATTATGTACTACGGTATTGGTTGATAAAATTGTATGACTAGCAATTACTTATTaacttgaatttttattaactgaCAATGACCTATTTCATTTTGACTATAGGACGTAACTTTCGCAAGCTATAGAAAAAAGACAATATCACTGCTCATGCCCAGCGATAATACTCgtacattattattagatttttatggCTCATAGAAGCATGAATATCGCAGGATCATGCACTTTATACCATAACAAAATGATCCATAAAACTAAATCCTACTTTTATTTAGATATGAAGAGAAGATATGTTTATGGATATTTACCATGATATACTTTTCAATGTGTCCACATGAAGGAGATTTCGCCTCATTTGAAGATAAAATTGGGCAGTCAtgtgatatgcaataaataaataatagcgaattttacaataatatatcATCTCTTTGGTAGACGTAATTTACAATTTGGCACCTTCATTAAAGTCTCTATCTCTATGAtgaagtttaattataaagctTTTGTACTGCTTTTTAGCTGCTTTTAGCTCTTATTTAACATCTAGATCTATACAAATAGtagaaatgtaacaaaaattgtAAACTTTATAGAAGAAGAAGTTAATACATctataccaaaaaaatatctttttgatAGCTAAAACATGACTTGAATTGATTCCTAAATATAAATTCGTCTACTTGGTGGTATGCCGCGTCCACTGAGACCTCATAGCAGTCATCATTTCGCTTCGGTTGGGAACCTTTTCACTTGTAGTACGTGTAATAGGTGCGGCTGGCGCTAACATTTGCGGGACCTTCAAAGTCGCTCCAGAAGAGGAAGGAACCTCAGTCTTTAAGTCTGCTACATCCGAGGTGCTTTCAGATGGACTTACTGGCACGATCAGTCTAACTCGGCCGTCGTCTCCAGTAGCAGTAAGAGTTCCATTATGCGACAGTGGCATTATAAATGGCACTCCATCATCAGAGCTACAATCATCAGGAGTAGAATTTTTAGACGTGGTCGGTTGACTATTACTACACAAGGAATTATCCGAATGGCTTACGCTCATTGCTTGAGCCGTCGCTCCTAATTCATCGGAAGAATTAGCTCTGTCTTTGTGCGTTTGGAAGTTGATTAAGCTAACGAGATCAGAATTGCTGAAGTGGTTCGTGAGCGGCGGTATGTTCGGAAACGCTCTGcaattttgatagaattgttGTCTTGggctattattaaatttaatttcggtGCCCCCATTAGGAAAACCACCCAtatcttgaaattttgatattaGGTAATTCTGTATTTGTTCGTTGGTCATCCCACCGAAGGAGGGTGCCGAACTAGGTCCGTTTGTGAGACCATCCGTAGGAGTTGTGCAAAACGGAGAAAATCTTAAGTTGTTGTTTTCTAAATTTTGAGATATTTTGTTGGTGTGAGCAATGAGGTTGATAAATGAATCAGCCCGGTTCAGCTGCGAGTCTCCGTTACCGTTAGCTTCAATAACTCCGCACTCCGTTTTCCCCTGGGTCTGCTTCGGCAGCgtaaacaaagaaaatcaTTTGATGAGACATCAGAGAAAAAGgttaagtaattagtagccATCAAACAATTGCAGGATCACAAAAGCTGCAATCAAGATTAGGACAACAAAGGGCTCTTTCACTTAGGAGTATTTTTATTCTGTACATAAACTTGGGTTTacatctatttaatttatttaaattatgattaGAAATGTGAAAGAATCCTTGTTATGCACGTGCTACTTATGCATGCGAAACACAAGGGAGATAAATGCAAAAATCTAGGTCATATCTCTATAAATGCTCggcgtaaataaaaaattgatttccaTTCATAAGCATACGAACGAAGCATATTGTTGACCGAATTCGTAAGTAGTCAGGCAGTAGGTAAATTTGCAATTACTCGAACAATAATATCCACTACGATTATTGTTTCGACATggtattacaataaataatcgCCTATTACGTTGAAcaatgtctgtctgtctgtcagtaATTATGATGTCAGTTGGCGGGGGTGGATTATCGGCAGACATCGTTCGTGCTTGTCGGCGTCTttcttacaataaataaaagaaaatataacaaggaatttatttgacaaatgaatttattttagataagttattttttacgtaggtatattttttcctCTGCGATATCTAATAacatctttaaatttattggatacttaatgaaaaaaaagtgtGGGCATCGGAAGCATGACATTTAactttagaattaaattttaatatagggGAGTTCATTCTGCGGTAAATAAAGTGCTTTTAACACTTGCTCTGCAAAAAAACAGAACCGTTGCAAAATTACAGATAAAAGTAATCATTTGGACAagggttcttttttatttgcaagaTTATTAGGTGTGTTCCTATACATCTTTATGCACttcattttattgtatagttttaattaagaacTCCATCATAGGTTCTGTTGGATCTCTCAGGTAAAAGTCTAGTTTGCCTAAAGGATTATCCCCTACTGTTTACTGAACAAACTCTCTATGTTTCCAAAATTCTGTCCAAACCGTCCTCTCTTGAGTTTTCgtgaaaacatacaaaattaacttaattatctGTGTAACTTTAGcataaaatttcatatcaTTCTAACAAAGTACATCTATttggtaaaaaattaatacatatatgtttgaAAGTTATTTCATTCTATACTTTCAACTTCTTCACGCTAGAAGAACTGCGTTACATTTATGTAGATTTTCACATTATGTTTTCAATAGAATAGGTAAGCCATATCACTGAAACCGCCTTAGATGGGGTCgtgtttattttcacattttacgaGTATGTAAGTTCTGCAATTCGTTTCATATCCTcgtttatactttttttgctCATTTTGCTGGCCGTAAGCCGTAACACCAACTTTATGAGATTTttttgaacataaaataaGGGTTCGTTAGATAAAGCGCTTTCAGTAACATTGTATTTTCATATTTGCCTAATATGACATGCCACCGTGGAGGATTAAAAGACGACATTGTAGTTGCAACACATTATTAACATTagtaatacatttatatggTGTTTTTGTCATGCGGCTACAAAAAAACTTGATCatcttttttatcattttaagcAACAAATAATGTAACATGCATCTGGAGATGTGCTATTAATGCagggtataaaaaaattaggaaaCCAAATTGATAGTGATGGTgctaaaactaaaaacaataACGCTGTTCAGTTTACTTTAAGTAAAATtcatgtacctaaataaattccAATTCACTTTGAGAAAGTATATATTGGCAGTTATAGAAATATAGACAATATTACCATATTGTCTATTGTCTAACTGCCAATATTTACTATCTGAAATAGTTCGGTAAAATAacgcaacaaaaataaaaaggctaATCAAATTGACTTACAAAAGTGATATAAAATGCATGCATTAactagttttaagttattgtgAGATTCAGTATATTTAACAAGCGAAATAACATACAAGATAAACATTAATATCAATTTTGTCTtacttctaaaaaaatatcataacaaCAAAAAACCTGTTTTAGTAAAAaggtcataaaaatattaataaatacaatcagTGCTACAACGAAAAACAAACAAGGGAAGGGTCACATTATTGTACTCATAGTCCTATCCTCTATTCACTTTTGGAGATAGGTCTTTTAAGCTCTTTGTGTAACATATAacctagttttaaaaaatatctattgtcGAATTGATAATCGCCTCCTTTTTATAGCAGTTACACAACACCAgattagaaatatttaaacaaggaACCTGTTCATGGCCAATAAAATTGGCTTGATctattgaaatttgaataatatagatAGGACTTATATCCGATTTCTATGGCttcatctttataaaaatgatggcttcatctttatataaatcaagaaaaaaaaaatattacctgtgGCAATAGAGTAAGTTGTTGGGCGCTGATCGGTCGAGATGAGCCCTTCTCTCGCTCTTGCAGATGAGCCACCAGGGCGGCTATGTGTTCCAGAAGTTCTTTATTGTGCACCAAGAGTTGATGAGTTCTTGCCTGGAAACAAATATAACGAAgaacattataaatgtaacTAATCACCTTCAAAACTGCGATAAAAgaataactttttgtttttggcaATTGGGTTTAtgttaatttcatatttttttaaagcattaTAATTCATAGGTTCaaaacgaaatatttttttcccgTTTCCCTATTTCGGTATGCTCGAAAGAAGACGCGAATCTAAACTGGTGCAATCATCACTCTAATCACTTTTTTGTCAATTCTTCGATTGGTATTTTTATAAGctcacttaataattttgtgtaataacACCCTAATAATGATAAAGATTGTCTAAAATCACTAATCCAGTTTCCCAGAGGGTGTTCTCGATGGGAATGAAATTGCTGAGAACAATTGTAGGCACAATTAGCCTCAAATTCAACACGTACAGTCGGTGTTGAATTTGATCGTGATCCTcgtaatttgaatgaaataaagcaGTCACGATTTATAATCCGAtactacattatttaaaagataacTTTTCATcctacttttttataataacattaattttgtattctaatttacagattttaatgttaatttgaGTCTGctgtgttgtttttttttgtattttttcatttgattCACGACTCTAGCCTGGAGGTAGTCAAGATTTGGGCCAATTCatgtaatatttgtatggaataaaaaaatgtttacctaCAAATTACAGATAAGTCAATAGATAATTCAAGTAAGTAATTACAGAACTAAGAAAAACTCTGTCTtgtcagttgtatggctttgaATATTCGGTATTAGTAGAATTATCCAACGTCTACCGCCGAGTCCGAAGAGGCAACCATTCAAAAGACCATCATTCAAAAGGACAGCtaagaataatataatcaaaatacCTGTGCCTCGCACCGTGCAGCCTGCTCCGCAGCTAGTTGATCTCTAAGCAGCAACAGTTGTGCTACCGCCGCGCGCGTCTGTTGCGCCTGTTGTTCCAAGCGCTCGCGCAGTAGTTGTAGTTGGTGTTGCGCGCTCAGCGGTGTAGCAGAGTCTGGGGTTTGCTCCCCGTTTACAGTCACCTCCACTTTAGTCACACATTCAGGGAGGTCGGGCAGATTGATACTAGGAGCTGGGGTGACAcgctgaaacaaaaataacagaataggctttacttttttaagtttttttaacaGAAGAGAGGTTCGCTCCTTAAGTATTATTACGCGGCCACTcatgtaaaattttcataattacacagattgactACACTTGGCCATCATCTTAGTCTAGTCTACCAAATGTCTTTAATCGGTTCAGAAATGTCCGGGTTTATgcgttttaaacaaaatgcCATCAGTATTCGAATCATGATGTCAATTAGTattggaattttatttttgcgaaTGATAAGCTGTGGAATACTATTTGAAAAGAGCAGAAGGTCTTATTTGAATtctgtaaaagaaaaagaaaattaagagCTCGTCATTTAAATGAATTCATTTTACAGGATActgtctttttattaaaaaataaatatcagacTGTAGTCGTCAACTGACTGATTCCGTCCTAAGCGAGggtaatgaaatgaaaacagTGAGAGCCGTCCAAATGGAAAAATTAATGAAGTATTCTGTTCGGTAACCTATTGTTATTTGCTGTGATGTCCAAAAAAGCAATCTCTTACATAAtggcataaaatataaagaagattGCGGACCAATTTAATCGTGTGTTTTTGTTAATGGTGTCCTTTAATCTTGTATTGTTAATAGGTTACTACGTTGGTATggaagatttattatttttattacaagtttATACCGAGGGATATCCCATACACACCACAGCGAATACAAAAATTAGGCCATTACTTACCAAATGAATAGCTGAACTTTAAGCTCTATCAGGATATCTATAGACTTGTTGGAAAAcggtttaatttataattctttAGGCCTCTTGCAATTAGTAAGTTATATTTACTGTGGGAAAGAGTAAGTAACAATAAAGAAGACAGCAACAACGCTTCGTAACGAtaaagaattaatattttacgtgGTACCTATTCCTTTGCTGAAAATAATCCGGCCTAACATAGCCTGCATTGTATGAACTTAATGGGTTGATATTGATGGATGGCAAAAGGGGGTTCGGGAGACCATTGTCATTGCGCTTTTCTCTCATGGGAGATGATATATTAGTAACGAAAAAGCATACATACTGATCCAttgtatttaagaaaaaaatctatataatttctacttatcttatattaaaaataaagataagctttgaaataaattaacttattcCTACAAACCTTATTAACTTGTTaggaattttctttttaattaataaatcgtAGTATAATGTGAAGTATCTgttattatatcttaattaaatGATGATGATCATTTGCAAGTACCAAATTCTAGGTTTAATAAGAAACATTAGACATTTAgaataatttagataaaatgtCGCGAATTATTGTGACATAGAGTAATTTACGTAGACGCAAGCCGTGCTATAATTCAAAACTAAATGGCAAATACGTATCAGAGTGTAACCTAATTTAacgacatacatatgtatttcaaactttaaaaattataattttctaagTTATTAATCGCATATATGGATATAttggagatggagtggtcctattctcatttgtattggtgccggcaccacacggcagattACAGATTGTTTTTGCAATTTTACACATATACTAAGTGCAACAGTATTATCATAGTCTAAACTGATTTCATTCAgttacattttctattattggACTGTAGAATGATGTAGAAACATGTGTAGCGCTATGCCATatagactcttaattatactGTGGTAGGTTatgttattttctatttatgtaCCAAACAACCTCTTGGTACCTCCATCTATGTAGTTACTACTACTCTTCATCTACAACAACCATTTAACGTTTTGGTTGACCGAAGGCCACAGAGTAGGAACATATCCGATGTGTTACCGCCACAAATATGTCTTATTATTAAATGGAATGTTCATTAGAACACCCTGGACATAATGAGACCATTTGGTACACAATAAAGGTGACCCAGAAATACACCGTTAGtgaagattaaaataatattaaaatgattgtCAAATAATTGAGGTGGTATCAtaaattgaaacattaaaTCATGTATACTCGTATGTTTCCGACCCAAAGGGCAAAAGTTACTGTAGGATAATGCTAATCTCCCGATTGTTATTATTCAAAAGGGGAAACGTTTTCCGAACATTCTAATCGAGCAACCCAAAAGGGTTTCACCTCTCGTTCCGAACAATTGGCCCGGATTATTCCTGACATGTCATGGCTTGGACAATTTCTATAAGCCTTCAATTTTCTCTTGTCGCTTCGACGTctgatcaaataaaattgtattatatgAAGT
It encodes:
- the LOC106134055 gene encoding carboxyl-terminal PDZ ligand of neuronal nitric oxide synthase protein isoform X2 — protein: MFRRSYKARCIRVLKNRAWKRVPMKLLKWSRKMPSTKQYNLVPNDEYDTRIPLHPDEAFHYGITFQAKYIGTMDVPRPTSRVEIVAAMRRVRYEFKAKGVKKRKVTVDVSTDGVRVTTRKKKGKNKKSSSSKLFGRSSKNSATGSNDGNELMHHPIYRIFYVSHDSSDLKIFSYIARDGATNVFKCNVFKSNRKSQAMRIVRTVGQAFEVCHKMQTNTPDQPVASTSSVIEEANPGGEQPATSKEMASDCGASESGAASTSKVAGEEGAVGGEQHTRPTHLELLPPPPRKDGKRSPQRVTPAPSINLPDLPECVTKVEVTVNGEQTPDSATPLSAQHQLQLLRERLEQQAQQTRAAVAQLLLLRDQLAAEQAARCEAQARTHQLLVHNKELLEHIAALVAHLQEREKGSSRPISAQQLTLLPQTQGKTECGVIEANGNGDSQLNRADSFINLIAHTNKISQNLENNNLRFSPFCTTPTDGLTNGPSSAPSFGGMTNEQIQNYLISKFQDMGGFPNGGTEIKFNNSPRQQFYQNCRAFPNIPPLTNHFSNSDLVSLINFQTHKDRANSSDELGATAQAMSVSHSDNSLCSNSQPTTSKNSTPDDCSSDDGVPFIMPLSHNGTLTATGDDGRVRLIVPVSPSESTSDVADLKTEVPSSSGATLKVPQMLAPAAPITRTTSEKVPNRSEMMTAMRSQWTRHTTK
- the LOC106134055 gene encoding capon-like protein isoform X1; amino-acid sequence: MSKLRENSIKQRKNDHLLKNLPTEVLLKARSTFVSLSGALKPKHEHQQRAKLTKQESKDKITHERLKSSRSEPEFNEFRKNKHRSRIDNPSRDYFVGTKPRPLSVGATKQYEIETEDFHSGSFPKDISPLRQRQFESSEDLCTVQSRLVIPVNDRLGSQEIQVHDTTDRPRKKLSFREPEIDSGSTATLGRSHKLMGVNSLTRRPNRVSLRADVHNAGVEGGMDYDLESQAMRIVRTVGQAFEVCHKMQTNTPDQPVASTSSVIEEANPGGEQPATSKEMASDCGASESGAASTSKVAGEEGAVGGEQHTRPTHLELLPPPPRKDGKRSPQRVTPAPSINLPDLPECVTKVEVTVNGEQTPDSATPLSAQHQLQLLRERLEQQAQQTRAAVAQLLLLRDQLAAEQAARCEAQARTHQLLVHNKELLEHIAALVAHLQEREKGSSRPISAQQLTLLPQTQGKTECGVIEANGNGDSQLNRADSFINLIAHTNKISQNLENNNLRFSPFCTTPTDGLTNGPSSAPSFGGMTNEQIQNYLISKFQDMGGFPNGGTEIKFNNSPRQQFYQNCRAFPNIPPLTNHFSNSDLVSLINFQTHKDRANSSDELGATAQAMSVSHSDNSLCSNSQPTTSKNSTPDDCSSDDGVPFIMPLSHNGTLTATGDDGRVRLIVPVSPSESTSDVADLKTEVPSSSGATLKVPQMLAPAAPITRTTSEKVPNRSEMMTAMRSQWTRHTTK